The genomic DNA GGTGAGCATGATGACGACCTGACCGACCGCCAGCAGCAGCGCCGTGTTGAGGGCGCCCCACGCCATCCGGAACCCGTTGACGGAGGTCATCAGCGCGCGGGTCTGCAGCGGCCGCAGGAGCAGCCACGTGATGAGGCAGCCGACCCACAGGGCGATCCCGATGAAGAAGGGGGAGAAGCCCTCGCCCCAGCTCTCCGCCTTGTGGATATCGGTCTCGTTCAGCGTGACGGGGCTGGCGATGGCCGCGGCCCGGTCCTCACGGACGCTCGATCCGTCCTTGGGCATCTGCTGCTGCCCGTCGTGCAGCGCGGTGCCCAGCTTCCCGGCGCCGTCCTTGGCGCTGGCGAGCCCGTTCGCGAGCTCGGGGGCCTTCCCGGCGAGGGCGGCGTTGCCGTCCCGCAGCCGGGCGGCGCCGGCGGCGGCCTGCTGGGCGCCGGAGTCGAGCTTGGCGACCCCGTCGACGAGGGCGGGGATCTTGCCACTGGCCGCCTGGACGCCGTCGGTCATCTGGTGCGAGCCCTTGGCCAGCGCGGCGACCCCGCTGCCCATGCTCTGCGCGCCCTGGTCCAGCCCGGCGACGCCGTTCTGGATGGTCTTGGCGCCCGCGATGAGCCCCTTGGCGGGGTCGGGGTTGTTGAAGGCGTCGTCCATGGTGGCCAGGCCGGCCTGGAGGGCGGGGATCCCGCCGGCCATGGCCGGGGTCTTCCCGGCGAACGCATCGAGCGCCGTGACCAGGCCCATCGTGGCCGGGTCGGTGCCCTTGGCGTTGAGGCCGGTGTCGAGCTGGTGGGCGCCGGACTGCAGCGCACCGAGCCCCGTGGTGCTCGAACCACGCAGCTGGGTCAGGGCGCCGTGCAGCGTCGAGGCGTCGCCCGGGGCGGCCGCGCTGTAGATGCCGTCGCGGACCTGCGCGGCCCCGCCGGCGACCTGGCTGGAGCCCGCGTCGATCTGGCCGAGGGCCTGGGTGATCTTGGTGACGGCGGCCGCGCGGACGGTCGGGTCCTCGCTGCGCAGCGCGACGTCGAGCTGGCCGCCGGGCGCGAGCTGCGCCGACAGGCTGGTGATGCCCGTGTGGAGGGTGCCCGCGCCGCCGGCGACGCCGGCGGCCCCGCCGTACAGCGTCCCCTGCGGACCCGTCGCGGCGGCGGCACCGTCGAGCTTGCCCGCGAAGGTGTCGAGGCCCGCGGCGAGCTGCTGGGCCCCGGTGCCGGCCTTGCGGGCGCCCTCGTCGAGCGCCACGACGCCCTGGGAGAGCTGACCGAGGGCGGCGGCGCCCTGGTTGAGCTGGTGCGCGCCGGCTCCGGCGCGGGTCACGCCGTCGACGTACCGCTGCTGCGCCGCGTCGAGCGAAGCGAGGCCGCCGGTGAGCTGCGGCAGGTGCTGGTTGAGCGCGTCGAGGCCGCTGCTCAGCTGCGCGGACCCGGTGGCCAACTGGCCCACCTGCCCGGCCATCGGCTTCACCTGCTTGGCGAGGCTGTGGGTGCCGTCGGCGAGGGCCTGGTTGCCGGTCGCCAACTGGGCGGCGCCATCCCGGAGCTGGTCGGCGGCCACCGCCAGCTTGGTGCTGCCGTCGGCTGCGGTCGTCAGTCCGTCCCGCAGCCGGAAGGCGCCGTCGGCGGCCGTGCCGAGGCCGTCGTGGGCCTGGCCCATCCCGATAAGCAGCTTGTCGACCGCCTCGGTGCCGCTGACGTCGTTGACCGCGTCGCGAATCTGGATCATCGCGCTGCGACCCAGGGTCGAGGCGAGGAAGGAGTTGGTGTCGTCGTAGGTGACGTCGATGTGCGCCGACTTCGGCGCGTCGCTCTTGAGCGAGGCGATGTCGGCGGAGTACGTCGCGGGCACGCTCACCGCGAAGTAGTAGCGGCCCTTCTCCACCCCCTCGCGGGCGTCGTCCGCGCTGGTCTGGTGCCATTCGAAGGGCTTGCGCTCCAGCAGCGTGTCGACGGTCTTCTCACCGGCGGCGAAGCGCTGCCCGTCGAGCGTGGTCGGGACGTCCTCGTTGACCAGGGCGACCGGCAGGCGGTCGAGCCCGGAGGTGGGATCCCAGAACGCCCAGACATACATGGCGCCGTACAGCAGGGGAATCAAGAGCATCACCGCGACGGCGGCTCTCGTGATGGGTTGGCGCAGGAACCGTTTGAGCTCGGTGCCGTGCGAGGTCCAGGCGAACATGGCGATGAAAGTCCGGTTCTGTCGTAGGTATCAGGTGTCGAAGGGTGCCGGTGCGAATTGCCGCCGCTGCTCAGCGCGCGTCGGCGGCCGAGGAGAGGGTGACGGTCTCGTGGTCGGGCAGGGGCACGTGCCGGGGCGGCCGCTGCCAGTCGACCCGGTCCAGCTCGGCCGCACCAGAGCACGCCGCGACCACGGTCACGCCCGACGCGGCAATCGCCTCGAGGCGCTTCCAGATCAGGTCGCGTTCACCGAGGTCATGCAGTTGGTCGATCTCGTCCACGACGATGAGCTGCGGCTCGCTGAGCAGCGCCAGGGCGATACGCAGGAGCAGGTTGGACGCCTCGGGCAACTCGTGCACGATGTCCGCCGCGGCGGGCACGGGCAGGTCACCGAAGGCGGCAGCGCACACCCGCTCGACCGTCGCGTCGTTGGGGGAGCGGACGATCTTCCAGGGCAGCGCGAGCCAGGCCTGCCGCTCTCGCACGCAGGCCCCTACTGAGACCTCTTCGTCCAGGTCGTCGAGGCCCGCGATGCCCATGGCGGAGGTCCGGTGCTGCACGGAACGCGAGCGCCGCGGCAGCTCGTACCCCAGCACCGTCAGCTCGCCCGCGGAGGGGTTCATCCGGCCGGCAAGGCTGAGGAGCAGCGAGGTCTTGCCGGTCCCGGCGCGGCCCGTGAGCACGGTGAGGGAACCGGTCGGCAGATCGAGGTCGATGGGTCCGTAGATGCGTCCGCGCTTGCCGTCGAGGCGCAGGCCCCGGGCGTGCACGGCGACCGGTTGCCCGTCGGCGTCCACGGGCAGCGCCGGGGCGGTGGAGCGGCTGGGAAGAGTGATCGTCATGGCGGTCCTTGGTGCGGGGAGTCGGGGATCGGCAGGCGCACGCCCACCGAGCTACTGCCCAGTATCCTTAGACTGACCGGTCAGGTCAAATTGTTCTTGACGCCATCTGCCGCCGCTCACGCGTCCGTCGGTGGCCGCTCCTTGATCCGCAGCATGCCCTCCTGGGCCACGGTCGCGACCAGCGCGCCGGAGGTGTCAAACATGTGCCCGAAGCCGAGCCCTCGACCGCCGGATGCGGAGGGCGAGGTCTCGGCGTACAGGATCCACTCGTCGGCGCGCAGCTCCCGATGGAACCACATCGCGTGGTCGAGGCTGGCGGGCCGCAGCCGCGGGTCGGTCCAGTAGACGCCGTGTTCGCGCAGGACCGCCTCGAGGATCGTGTAGTCCGAGGCGTAGGCGAGCACCGCCGCGTGGATCAGCGGGTCGTTGGGGAGCCGGCCCACGGCGCGGATCCACACGTGCTGCGCGGTGGTGCGGATCGAGCCGGGTCGCAGGTAGAGCGGGCCCTCGCAGTGGCGCATGTCGATCGGGCGGCGCACCGTCCAGTTCTTCGCGAGATTGTCGGGGGCCTGGGCGAGCAGGTCAGCGATCGAGGCGATGTGGTCCGGCATCGGCACCGGCGGCATCGCGGCCTGGTGGTCCAGGCCCCCGGCGGGCACCTGGAAGCTGAAGATCATCGACAGGATCGGCTGGCCGTGCTGGACGGCGTGCACCCGCCGCGCGGAGAACGAATGACCGTCCCGGAGCCGCTCGACCTCGAACCGGATCGGCTCGGTGGCGTCGCCGGGGCGCAGGAAGTAGCCGTGCAGCGAGTGGACCCGCCGCTCGGCCAGCAGCGTGAGCCCCGCGGCGATCAGCGCCTGCGCCACGACCTGACCACCGAAGACGCGGCCGTGCGGGGTGGGCTGGCTGGCGCCGAGGAAGACGTCCTGCGCCGCGTACGGCAGGCCGTGCGAGCCCTCCGCCGCCGCACCCGCCGCCGCGGGGGAAACCTCCGCGGCCGGCGTGAGGTCGAGCACCCGCAGCAGGTCGGCCAGGGGGTCGTAGCCGGGGTCGCTGGGAGACAGATACTGCTCGTGGAAGGTCACCGACGTCACGATACGGCGCGGGCGGCGCGGGGAGTCCGTCGTACGGCGGGGCGCGCGCGGGCCGTCGTACGCCGCAGGTGGTGCGGTGCGGACCGCCGTACGGCGCGGGGCCGCGGCGCGGCAGGATGGAGGCCATGACCGACCCGCGCTACTTCGTGGACATCCAGCTCCGCTGGGGCGACATGGATGCCTTCGGGCACATCAACAACGTCGAGTACGTGCGCTTGCTGGAGCAGGCGCGGGTCGTCGGGCTGACCGACTGGTTCGCGGGCACCGACGTGGACCTGCTGCGCACCGGGGTGTTGGTGGCGCGCCAGGAGATCGAGTACCTGGCGCAACTGGCCTATCGCAGTGCGCCCATCCGCATCACCATGTGGGTGTCGCGGATCTCGGGCGGGTCGTTCGACATCGGCTACGAGGTGCGCGACCCGGCGGACGTCGGCGAGCAGCTCTACGCGCGCGCCGAGACGACGATGGTCTGCTACGACCTGGTGGAGGGCCGGTCCCGGCGGCTCAGCGAGGGGGAGCGGGGGGCGTTCGAGCGGATGCGGGGTCCGGAGGTGCCGTTCCGGCGGCGGCAGCGCTAGCGGCCGGGGGCCAGCTGCGACCCTCGCGGATGCGGTACGCCGCGGGGAGGCAGAGCGCCGCGAGCGTCCCGCCAGGGCCCACACCAGGGCGAACGTCGTCGCCGCGCCGACGCCTCCGCTGGTCCCCAGCGTGTAGGCGCCGGTAGCTGCCGCGATCCCGATGACGCTGCCGAGGACGTCGGCGACCTGCAGCGAGGCCGACGCGGCGGCGTGGCCACCCCGTCGCGCGAGCTCCAAGGCCAGCACCGAGGTGGAGGTGACAGCGATTCCCATGGCGCAGCCGAGCGCCGTCAGGACCAGGCCGAGTCCCCAGGTGGGCACGTTCAGGACGTCGCCGGCGAGGAAGGCCGTCGTGGCCAGGACGAGGAGGAGGGTGCCTCGCTGGATGAGCTCGGCGCCCCGATCGGCCAGCGCGGGGCGGCTCTGCACGAACGAGCCCAGCGCCCAGCCCAGCGAGGCCAGGGTGAGCAGGACGCCGGTGGCCACGAGGTCGAGGCGGTCCTGCTCGACCAGCATGAGCGGGACGAATGCCACGGTGGCATTGAAGGCGGCCATGAGCAGGAACCGGGCCAGCATCACGCTCGGCTGCCCGCGGCGCATCCGCAGCGTGCCCGGCGGCAGCAGGGGCGGCACCGACCACGCGAGCAGCGCCAGCCCCAGCAGCGCGGCCGCGGCGACCACCCCACTTCTCAGCCCGGGCAGGGCGACCCCCGCCTGAAAGAGCGTGGCCCCGATCGTCATCACGACGCCGTACCCGGTCGCCGTGCGCAGCGGGAGCGTCGGCGCCGCGGACGCGCCGCCCTCGGCGACGTCCGGCCGGTACTCGGGGCCCTCGCCCGCCGCGAGCAGCCGGCCCGCCCGCGAGATGCCCACGGAGGCAACGCCCGTCAGGGGCACGATGATGAGGAACACGGCGCGCCACCCCCAAACCTGGGTGATCGCCGCCGCGACGAGCGGCCCGACGATCGACGGCAGCACCCATGCCGAGGCGACCCACGCGAACACCGTGGGCCGCAACCGCCGCGGGTACGCGGCGCCGATCATGACGTAGATCGCCACGAGGCACAGTCCGGCGCCGACCCCGGCGACCAGGCGCCCGGCGAGCAGGACCGAGAAGCCGGTGGCGAGCCCCGCGGTCAGCGACCCGAGCGCGAACAGGGTCGCGCCAGCCCACAGCGTGGCGACCGGGCCGCGCAGCGCGGCGAGGGCGCCCGCGAGAGCGATGCCCAGCAGCTGGCCGGTGAACATGAGCGAGAACGCCAGGCCGTACGCCGTGCCCGCGCCCAGATCCTGGGTGACGCGGGGCATCGCCGTCGACACGGCCATGGTTTCGAACGCGATGATCGTGACGAGGCTGAGGACGGAGGCGGTCACCGCGGCGTACCGTCCGCCCATCAGCTCCGCGCCCCGACCGCTCACCCGCCCAGCATACGTTCGTTGCGCAAAGAAGGGGATACCCCCGGAACCGTCTCGGGCGGCCGCTTTCAGCCCGCCAGCCAGACCGCGGCGTCGGGCGGCAGGCTGGTCGGCGCGGGCCCTCCGCCGCCGGCATCGGCGCTGCTGACCAGCACCGGAAGGTCGGGCAGCGCGATCGGGGTGGCGCCGAGGTTGGCCAGGACCAGCACCGGCGGTGCTCCCGGGGCGGCGACCGAGAAGGCGAGCACGTCCTCGCCGTACCCATCGACGAAGGCCACCTCGCCCGCTCCGAGCCGGCGCTCGCGGCGGATCCGCAGCAGCGCGCGGTAGAGCTCGTACGTCGAGCCGGGCACCTCCCGCTGCAGGTCGACGGCCAACTCGCCGTACGTCGCGGGCTGCGGCAGCCAGGTCGCGCCGGTGGCGTTGAAGCCGTACGCCGGGGCCTGTGCCTCCCACGGCATCGGGACGCGGCAGCCGTCCCGGCCGTACTCCTGCTGGCCGGTGCGCAGCCACGTCGGATCCTGGCGCAGCTCATCGGGCAGGCTGGTGTGCTCGGGCAGGCCCAGCTCCTCGCCCTGGTAGAGGTAGGCCGAGCCGGGCAGCGCGAGCATGATCGTCGTGGCGGCGCGGGCGCGGCGCAGGCCGAGCGCGGCGTCCGGCTGCCGGTCGGTGGCGCCGACCCCGTTGGGGCCGCGGCCGGTCCGCCGCGCCGACGGCAGCGCGAGGCGGGTGGCGTGCCGGATGACGTCGTGGTTCGACAACACCCAGGTGGTGGGCGCCCCCACCGCGGCGCAGGCACGGATCGACGCGTCGATGACCGCGCGCTGCGCGGGGGCCGTCCAGGGCGCCTGCAGGTAGTCGAAATTGAAGGCCTGGTGCATCTCGTCGGGGCGGACGTAGCGCGCGGCGCGGGACAGCGGGTCCACCCACGCCTCGGCGCACAGGATCCGATCCCGGGCCGGGTCGTGACCGGGGGCGTCGGGCGGATTGTAGGCGTCGAGCACCGCCCGCCAGGACCGATAGATGTCGTGGACCCCGTCCTGGTCCCACATCGGCGCGTGGCGGCGGCCGGCGTAGCCGTCGTCGCCGGGCTTGAGCAGCTCTTGTTCGGCCGGCCAGTCCGGCAGGCCGGGCTCCTTGACCAGCCCGTGCGCGACGTCCACCCGGAAGCCGTCGAACCCGCGGTCCAGCCAATACCGCAGGATCGCCTCGAACTCGGCCGCGACCTGCGGGTTCGTCCAGTCGAGGTCGGGCTGGGTCACGTCGAACAGGTGCAGGTACCACTCGCCCGGCGTGCCCGTGTCCGGGTCGGCCACGCGGCTCCACGCCAGGCCGCCGAAGACCGAGCGCCAGTCGTTCGGGGGCAGCTCCCCGTCCTGGCCCCGACCCGGGCGGAACAGGTAGCGGGCCCGCTCCGCCGACCCCGGCGGCGCGGCCAGCGCCGCCTGGAACCAGGGGTGGTCGCTGCTCGTGTGGTTCGGCACGAGGTCGACGATCGCCCGCAGGCCGAGCTCGTGCGCCCGCGCGATGAGGGCGTCGGCGTCCGCCATGGTCCCGAAGAGCGGGTCGACGGCGCGGTAGTCGGCCACGTCGTACCCCGCATCGTTCTGCGGGCTGGCGTAGAACGGCGACAGCCACAGCGCGTCCACCCCGAGATCGGCCAGGTGCGCCAGGCGCGCCGTGATGCCCGGCAGGTCGCCGATGCCGTCGCCGTCCGAGTCGGCCCAGCTGCGGGGGTAGACCTGGTAGATCACCGCGGTTCGCCACCAGGCCGGGGCCCGGCCAGCCGGTCGCGCGGGGTCCATGCTCACCTCGGGCTCACTCCCGTTCACTCGGGGTCACTCCAGCTCACTGTGGCTCTCTCCAGCTCACTCGGCTCGGTTGACGAGGGAGTACGCGGCTCGGGTCAGGTACTCGCGCAACATCGCCTCGTCGTCGGGTTCTAGGTCGAGGGTGTCCACCGCGGCCAGCATGTGCGTCAGCCAGGCGTCCCGGGCCGCCGGGGTCACCGCGAACCCCATGTGGCGCATGCGCAGCCGCGGGTGCCCGCGGCGATCGCTGTACGTCGTGGGCCCGCCCCAGTACTGCGCCAGGAACAGCTCCAGCCGCTCCCGTGCGGGCTCCAGGTCCGCCTCCGGATACATCGGCCGCAGCAGCGGGTCGTCCGCGACGCCGCGGTAGAACGCCCGGGTGAGGGCGGCGAAGGTGGGCGCGCCGCCCATCCGCTCGTACGGCGTGCGCTGGTCGGGGTCGCTCATGTGGGGTTGCCTCCGTACGGCGGGTAGGTCGGCGGCGGCTTGATGCCCGCGTCGGCACAGGCGATGAGGCTGCGCTCGCGGATCTCGCGCTGGACGCCCCAGTGTTCGTTGGGCGCGCACTTGGCGACGATACGCACCGAGAAGGTGCCCGGCGCCGTGGCCTCGACGCCGACGACCTTCGGCTCCTCCAGCAGCAGGTCCTCCCAGCGGTCGTCGGCGTCCATGGCCGCCATCGCCGTGCGCAGCACCTCGATGACGCGCTCGGGGGACTCGCCGAAGCCGACCGGGATGTCCACCGTCGCCGTCGACCAGCCCTGGGTCTTGTTGGCGAGCCGGGTGATCTCGCCGTTGCGGACATACCAGATCACGCCGTCGCCGTCGCGCAGCCGGGTCACCCGCAGGGTGACCTCCTCGACCGTGCCGGTGACATTGTCGACGTCGATGAGGTCGCCGACGCCGTACTGGTCCTCGGCCAGCATGAACATGCCCGACAGGAAGTCCTTGACGAGGCTCTGCGCGCCGAACCCGAGCGCCACGCCGCCGACCCCGGCCGAGGCCAGCACCGGCGCCATGTTGAAGCCCAGCTCGTCGCCGATCATGAGCACCGCGATGACGAAGAGGATGACCGTGGTGATGCTGCGCAGCACCGAGCCGAGGGTCTCGACGCGCTGCCGCTGCCGTTCGGGGTTGAGGAAGCTGCCCTCCAGGGCCCGGGCGGCGAGCCGGGCGTGCCGGCGTACGGTCGGCAGTTCCTCGGTCGGGATCCGCCCCGGGTCGGCGTCCTCGGCGCGGCCCGCGGCGGTCGCCGGGGTCGAGGACGTGCCCGAGGCGGTGCCGGCACTCGCCGTACCATCGCTCGCCGCCGCCGTCCGCGCCGGCTTGGGCACGCTGAGGGAGGCGACCACGCGGTTGATGAGGCGGTGCAGCAGCCACCGGGTCGCCAGCGCCACGACCACGATGAGCAGGATCGTCAGCCCCTGGTTGAGGAGCCACGCCAGCAAGGCCTCGGCGGACACCTCACGGGCGGAGACGGCGTGCATGGGCCCCATTCTGACGGGTTCGGCGGCGGCGGCAGTGGGGTGGTCCAGAGGGCGGGTCGCGCGGGCGCCCGCCACTAGGATCGGGACGGTTCCCCGACGAAAGGCCTGTCGTGTCCCGTTCTGCGCCCTCGGTGGCCCTTGCCGATCTGGCCCACGCGTACGGCGTCGCCACCGAGTATTGGGACTGGCAGGGGCACCACGTCGTGGTCGGCGCCGAGACCATCGTGGCGGTGCTGCGGGCCCTCGACGTACCGTGCGGCGACGAGTCCGCGATCGAGGCCAGCCTGCGCGAGGTCGACCTGCGGCCGTGGCGGCTCACCCTGCCGCACAGCACGCTCGCGCGGCGCGGCACGTCGACCGGCGTTCCCGTGCACGTGCCGCACGGCGCGGCGGTGTCCGTCTGGGTGGAGCTGGAGGATCGCGGCGGGCGTCGGGAGATCCGCCAGCTCGAGCACAACGTCCCGCCCCGGGACGTCGACGGGGTCCTGGTGGGCGAGGCGATGTTCGCGATCCCGGCGGACTTCCCGCTGGGCTGGCACACCCTGTATGCGCAGGTCGAGGACGAGGTCCCGGTCACCGCACCGCTCATCGTCGTGCCGGATGCGCTGAGCCTGCCCCCGAAGGTCGCCGCGCGGGGCGCGGCGGGGCTGATGGTGCAGCTGTACGCCGCCCGGTCGCGGGCGTCCTGGGGGGTTGGCGACCTGGCCGACCTGGCGGACCTGACGGCGTGGGCGCGGCGGGACCTGGGCAGCGACTTCGTGCTGGTCAACCCGCTGCACGCCGCCGAGCCGGTCGCGCCGATGGAACCATCGCCGTACCTGCCGACCTCGCGCCGGTTCGTGAATCCGCTCTACATCCGGGTCGAGGACATCCCCGAGGTGGCCTCCCTGCTGCCGCGGGACCGCAAGCACGTCGAGGAGTGCGCCCGCAAGGCTCGGCGGCTGTCCCAGGCCGACACGATTGCTCGAGACGCCGCCTGGGCGCTGAAGGACAGCGCGCTGCGGATCGTGTACGCCGCGGCGCCCTCGGCCCGGCGCAGCATGGGCTTCGAGGCCTTCTGCGCGCGCGAGGGTCAGGGCCTGGTGGACTTCGCCACCTGGTGCGCGATCGCCGCCGAGCGCGGCATCGCCGATTGGCCGGACGAGCTCTCGGATGCGCGCTCGGCCGTCGTGGCCGCGGAACGGGAGCGGCTGGCCGAGGACGTGCGCTACCACATGTGGCTGCAGTGGATCGTGGACGAGCAGCTGGCGTCGGTGCAGCGGCTCGCGCGGGCCGCGGGGATGACGATCGGCGTCATGCAGGACCTCGCCGTCGGCGTACACCCGGAGGGCGCCGACGCGTGGGGGCTCGGCGACGCCCTGGGGCGCGGGGTCACGGTGGGGGCGCCGCCGGACCCGTACAACCAGCTGGGTCAGAACTGGAGCCAGCCGCCGTGGCGCCCCGACAAGCTGGCCGAGTGCGGTTACGCGCCGTACCGCGACATGCTCCGCGCCGCCCTGCGGCACTCGGGGGCCCTGCGGATCGACCACGTGATCGGCCTCTTCCGGTTGTGGTGGGTGCCGGAGGGGCACAGCCCCACGGAGGGCACCTACGTGCGCTACGACTACGACGCGCTCATCGGCATCCTGGTGCTGGAGGCGCACCGGGCCGGGGCCGTCGTGGTCGGGGAGGACCTCGGCACGGTGGAGCCGTGGGTGCGCGACTACCTGCGCGAGCGGGGAATCCTCGGCACCTCGATCCTGTGGTTCGAGCGCACCGACGACGGTGGGGTGCGTCGCCCCGAGGACTACCGCCGGATGTGCCTGGCGTCGGTGACCACGCACGACCTGCCGCCGACGGCCGGGTACCTGACCGGTGAGCACATGGTGATCCGGGGGCAGCTGGGCCTGTTCACCCGGGACGTCGAGGTCGAGCGCGCCGAGGACGAGGCCGACCGGGCGGCGATGATCGCGATGCTCGCCGACCGCGGCCTGCTGGGGGAGGACCGGCGCACCCGCAAGGTGGTCGAGGCGCTGCACCGGTACGTGTCCTGGACCCCCGCGCTGCTCGTGGGCATCAGCCTGTCCGACCTCGTCGGGGACGTGCGGACGATCAACCAGCCGGGCACCGACGAGGAATACCCCAACTGGCGCGTCCCGCTCGCCGGGCCGGATCGCCAGCCGCTGATGCTGGACGACGTGATCGCCGACCCAGGGGCGAAGCGCATCACCCGGGCGGTGCAACGCGGCTGACGGCACCCCTGACCGTTCGTGACCTGCGCTT from Austwickia sp. includes the following:
- a CDS encoding YhgE/Pip domain-containing protein, translated to MFAWTSHGTELKRFLRQPITRAAVAVMLLIPLLYGAMYVWAFWDPTSGLDRLPVALVNEDVPTTLDGQRFAAGEKTVDTLLERKPFEWHQTSADDAREGVEKGRYYFAVSVPATYSADIASLKSDAPKSAHIDVTYDDTNSFLASTLGRSAMIQIRDAVNDVSGTEAVDKLLIGMGQAHDGLGTAADGAFRLRDGLTTAADGSTKLAVAADQLRDGAAQLATGNQALADGTHSLAKQVKPMAGQVGQLATGSAQLSSGLDALNQHLPQLTGGLASLDAAQQRYVDGVTRAGAGAHQLNQGAAALGQLSQGVVALDEGARKAGTGAQQLAAGLDTFAGKLDGAAAATGPQGTLYGGAAGVAGGAGTLHTGITSLSAQLAPGGQLDVALRSEDPTVRAAAVTKITQALGQIDAGSSQVAGGAAQVRDGIYSAAAPGDASTLHGALTQLRGSSTTGLGALQSGAHQLDTGLNAKGTDPATMGLVTALDAFAGKTPAMAGGIPALQAGLATMDDAFNNPDPAKGLIAGAKTIQNGVAGLDQGAQSMGSGVAALAKGSHQMTDGVQAASGKIPALVDGVAKLDSGAQQAAAGAARLRDGNAALAGKAPELANGLASAKDGAGKLGTALHDGQQQMPKDGSSVREDRAAAIASPVTLNETDIHKAESWGEGFSPFFIGIALWVGCLITWLLLRPLQTRALMTSVNGFRMAWGALNTALLLAVGQVVIMLTVMHFAIGLNPNNVIATIAFTTLCAFAFMAMQQACQVIFGSAVGKVIVIAMLMVQLASSGGTYPIETEPGFLRAVNPYLPMTYLVTGLREAITGGLDARFWAATLIMGLVFAISLALSSLFSARKRTWTMARLHPALSI
- a CDS encoding ATP-binding cassette domain-containing protein, encoding MTITLPSRSTAPALPVDADGQPVAVHARGLRLDGKRGRIYGPIDLDLPTGSLTVLTGRAGTGKTSLLLSLAGRMNPSAGELTVLGYELPRRSRSVQHRTSAMGIAGLDDLDEEVSVGACVRERQAWLALPWKIVRSPNDATVERVCAAAFGDLPVPAAADIVHELPEASNLLLRIALALLSEPQLIVVDEIDQLHDLGERDLIWKRLEAIAASGVTVVAACSGAAELDRVDWQRPPRHVPLPDHETVTLSSAADAR
- a CDS encoding acyl-CoA thioesterase II, with translation MSPSDPGYDPLADLLRVLDLTPAAEVSPAAAGAAAEGSHGLPYAAQDVFLGASQPTPHGRVFGGQVVAQALIAAGLTLLAERRVHSLHGYFLRPGDATEPIRFEVERLRDGHSFSARRVHAVQHGQPILSMIFSFQVPAGGLDHQAAMPPVPMPDHIASIADLLAQAPDNLAKNWTVRRPIDMRHCEGPLYLRPGSIRTTAQHVWIRAVGRLPNDPLIHAAVLAYASDYTILEAVLREHGVYWTDPRLRPASLDHAMWFHRELRADEWILYAETSPSASGGRGLGFGHMFDTSGALVATVAQEGMLRIKERPPTDA
- a CDS encoding acyl-CoA thioesterase; translation: MTDPRYFVDIQLRWGDMDAFGHINNVEYVRLLEQARVVGLTDWFAGTDVDLLRTGVLVARQEIEYLAQLAYRSAPIRITMWVSRISGGSFDIGYEVRDPADVGEQLYARAETTMVCYDLVEGRSRRLSEGERGAFERMRGPEVPFRRRQR
- a CDS encoding glycoside hydrolase family 13 protein: MDPARPAGRAPAWWRTAVIYQVYPRSWADSDGDGIGDLPGITARLAHLADLGVDALWLSPFYASPQNDAGYDVADYRAVDPLFGTMADADALIARAHELGLRAIVDLVPNHTSSDHPWFQAALAAPPGSAERARYLFRPGRGQDGELPPNDWRSVFGGLAWSRVADPDTGTPGEWYLHLFDVTQPDLDWTNPQVAAEFEAILRYWLDRGFDGFRVDVAHGLVKEPGLPDWPAEQELLKPGDDGYAGRRHAPMWDQDGVHDIYRSWRAVLDAYNPPDAPGHDPARDRILCAEAWVDPLSRAARYVRPDEMHQAFNFDYLQAPWTAPAQRAVIDASIRACAAVGAPTTWVLSNHDVIRHATRLALPSARRTGRGPNGVGATDRQPDAALGLRRARAATTIMLALPGSAYLYQGEELGLPEHTSLPDELRQDPTWLRTGQQEYGRDGCRVPMPWEAQAPAYGFNATGATWLPQPATYGELAVDLQREVPGSTYELYRALLRIRRERRLGAGEVAFVDGYGEDVLAFSVAAPGAPPVLVLANLGATPIALPDLPVLVSSADAGGGGPAPTSLPPDAAVWLAG
- a CDS encoding globin is translated as MSDPDQRTPYERMGGAPTFAALTRAFYRGVADDPLLRPMYPEADLEPARERLELFLAQYWGGPTTYSDRRGHPRLRMRHMGFAVTPAARDAWLTHMLAAVDTLDLEPDDEAMLREYLTRAAYSLVNRAE
- a CDS encoding mechanosensitive ion channel family protein; this encodes MHAVSAREVSAEALLAWLLNQGLTILLIVVVALATRWLLHRLINRVVASLSVPKPARTAAASDGTASAGTASGTSSTPATAAGRAEDADPGRIPTEELPTVRRHARLAARALEGSFLNPERQRQRVETLGSVLRSITTVILFVIAVLMIGDELGFNMAPVLASAGVGGVALGFGAQSLVKDFLSGMFMLAEDQYGVGDLIDVDNVTGTVEEVTLRVTRLRDGDGVIWYVRNGEITRLANKTQGWSTATVDIPVGFGESPERVIEVLRTAMAAMDADDRWEDLLLEEPKVVGVEATAPGTFSVRIVAKCAPNEHWGVQREIRERSLIACADAGIKPPPTYPPYGGNPT
- the malQ gene encoding 4-alpha-glucanotransferase, whose translation is MSRSAPSVALADLAHAYGVATEYWDWQGHHVVVGAETIVAVLRALDVPCGDESAIEASLREVDLRPWRLTLPHSTLARRGTSTGVPVHVPHGAAVSVWVELEDRGGRREIRQLEHNVPPRDVDGVLVGEAMFAIPADFPLGWHTLYAQVEDEVPVTAPLIVVPDALSLPPKVAARGAAGLMVQLYAARSRASWGVGDLADLADLTAWARRDLGSDFVLVNPLHAAEPVAPMEPSPYLPTSRRFVNPLYIRVEDIPEVASLLPRDRKHVEECARKARRLSQADTIARDAAWALKDSALRIVYAAAPSARRSMGFEAFCAREGQGLVDFATWCAIAAERGIADWPDELSDARSAVVAAERERLAEDVRYHMWLQWIVDEQLASVQRLARAAGMTIGVMQDLAVGVHPEGADAWGLGDALGRGVTVGAPPDPYNQLGQNWSQPPWRPDKLAECGYAPYRDMLRAALRHSGALRIDHVIGLFRLWWVPEGHSPTEGTYVRYDYDALIGILVLEAHRAGAVVVGEDLGTVEPWVRDYLRERGILGTSILWFERTDDGGVRRPEDYRRMCLASVTTHDLPPTAGYLTGEHMVIRGQLGLFTRDVEVERAEDEADRAAMIAMLADRGLLGEDRRTRKVVEALHRYVSWTPALLVGISLSDLVGDVRTINQPGTDEEYPNWRVPLAGPDRQPLMLDDVIADPGAKRITRAVQRG